In Streptomyces sp. TLI_146, the genomic stretch GGCGGGCCGGCATCCGGCCCATGTCCTTGCTGACCGTGCGCTGCCCGGTCAGATCGGTCTCGGTGAGCACCGCGAGCCGCAGGCCCGGGTCGACGAACCCGTGGTCGAGGGCGCCGCAGGCGACATGGACCACCGAGGGGCCGATGTCGGCCAGCTCGGCGTCGAGGCGGGCGGCGATGCCCTCGCCGCCGAGGACCTCCACGGTGCGGGACGCCGGGCCGTGGGCCTCCGTCACATAGACCGCGCGCCAGCCGTCCGCGAGCCACTGCTTGGTGTCCGCGAGGGCCCGCTGGGTGTCGCCCCGGTAGGTCTCCGGCGCGTGCATGCCGAGCTTGAGGGTTTCGTCGTCCAGATCGGCGTCGTCGGCCGCGAACGGCGAGACGGACCACCACATCATGCCGAGCTCGCGGGCCCGGTCGCGGACGTCCGCGATGCCCCACAGCGAGGCCGCGCCGACGTCGATCGGGGCGTCGCCGCCGCCGGCCGTCGCCGCCCAGGAGGCCTGGAGGAACTCCTGGCTGGTCGCCACCAGGTCGGTCGCCCGGGTACGCACCCGCTCCGGGTCGCAGACCAGGGCCATCGCGCCCTCGGGCAGCACGTCGAGCAGCAGCTCCATCTCGTCGACCAGCACCGGCGCCAGCGACTCCATGCCCTCGACCGCGATGCCCTCCGCGATCTTGCCGAGCAGCTCGCCCAGCTCCGGGTGCGCCTCGGCCAGGGCGGCGGCGCGGCGGCGCACCTCGTCGGTGAGCAGCAGCTCGCGGCAGGGCGGCGCCCACAGACCGTGCTCGGCGACCTCCAGCGAGCGCTGGTCCGCGATCTTGAAGTACCGGATCTCCTCGACGTCGTCGCCCCAGAACTCGACCCGGAGCGGGTGCTCCTCGGTCGGCGGGAAGACGTCCAGGATGCCGCCGCGGACCGCGAACTCGCCGCGCTTCTCGACCAGTTCGACCCGGGAGTACGCGGCGGCCGCCAGGCCCTCCACGATCTCGTTCAGATCCGCCGACTGCCCGCTGCGCAGCGCCACCGGCTCCAGGTCCCCGAGCCCCTTGACCTGGGGCTGGAGCACCGAGCGGATCGGGGCGACCACCACGCTGACCGGGCCCGCCGCCGGGTCGTCGTCCCGGGGGTGCGCCAGGCGGCGCAGCACGGCGAGCCGGCGGCCCACCGTGTCGCTGCGGGGCGAGAGGCGCTCGTGCGGCAGCGTCTCCCAGGACGGGTACTCCGCCACCTCGTCGGGGGGCAGCAGCGAGCGCAGCGCCGCCGCCAGGTCCTCCGCCTCGCGCCCGGTCGCGGTCACCGCGAGCACCGGGCGCCCGGTCTCGCGGGCCAGCGCGGCCACCGCGAAGGGCCGCGCGGCGGGCGGGCCGACCAGGTCGACGTGCATCCGGTGTCCGTCGGTGGCGGCCTTCACCGCTTCGGCGAGCGCCGGGTCTCGTACCACCGCGTCCAGCAGACCGTGCAGGCTCATGAAGGGCTTCCATCCCGGGGAGAGGGCAACGCGAACCGCCCGACACGTCACACGGGCCGGGGGTTCCCAGCGTACGGCGTGGGTGTGACAGCCGCGCGGGAAGCAAGCCAGGGGGCGCACGTGGGCAGGATCACCCCTTCGGCGGTATTCCTGAGCAAAGGGTGAGCCTTTGCAAATCTTGTGGAACCCCATAGGCTCCGGCGGACGTGCCGAACGCCTGGCAGGACGGCGGCGTCGCGGAGACCATGCATTGACATCTGTGCCCGAGGGGAACCCGCTCGACATGCCCGACCAGGCCCGGACAGCGCTCCTTCAGCCCGAGCCGGTGCTCATCAGCACCGGCGTCCCGCAGCGGACCGGCTCCGCCACCGAGGGGAGCCGCCCGAGCCGCATCTACGCACTCGACGGACTGCGCCTCCTCGCGGCCCTGACGGTCGTCATGTTCCACTACATGGCACTCACCGGACGATGGCCGGGAACCGACTCCCGGGCGAGATTTCCGGCCACTTATCCGGTCGCCGCCTACGGCTGGCTCGGTGTGCAGCTCTTCTTCCTCATCAGTGGCTTCGTGATCTGCATGAGCAGCTGGGGCAAACCGCTCCAGTCGTTCTTCGTCTCGCGCGTGGTGCGGCTCTACCCCGCGTACTGGTTCGCGGTCATCGCCACCACGGTGGTCGTGGCGGCCGTCCCGGGCGGGCTGAGCGCGCACCCGGTCGCCGACGTGCTGACCAATCTCACGATGTTCCAGGAGCCGATGGGCGTCGAGAGCGTCGACAGCGTCTACTGGACCCTCTTTGCCGAACTGCGGTTCTATTTGCTGTTCGCAGTGGTGGCCTGGCGGGGGCTGACCTACCGCCGTGTCCTCTTCTTCTGCTGCGCCTGGGCCGTGGCCAGCGCGCTCGTCTACCAGTCGGACGACAGCACGCTCCGGATGATCGTGATGCCGGACAACAGCTGGTGCTTCATCGCGGGCGTGGCGTTCTATCTGATGTACCGGTTCCGGCCGAGCCTGATGCTGACCGGCATCGTCCTGTTCTGCCTGGCCGCCTCGCTGCCCGGCGTCCACCGCACCTGGGAGCACGCCCGGGAGCGCCTGACCCACCCGGTGCCGTACTGGCCGGTCGTCGTGATCATGGCGGCCTGCTTCGCGGTGATGGGCCTGGTGGCGACCGGGAAGCTGTCCTGGATCCAGTGGCGCTGGCTGCCGTACGCGGGCGCCCTGACGTATCCGCTCTATCTGCTGCACGAGTACATCGGCTGGGAGATCATCGGCGCGCTCTCCCCCCAGGTGAAGCCCGTCCCGCTGGTCAGCGGCGTGATCGTGCTGATGATGGCGGTGGCCTGGCTGGTGCACCGGTACGTGGAGCGCCCCCTCGGCAAGCGGCTGAAGCAGGGCCTGCAGAAGCTCTGAGGCCCCCGGTCTCCCCGAACCGGGAGCGGTCCGAAAATATGTGCGGCGGCCTGTCAACCGAGAGGCCGCCGCCAGGCGTACATCCCGTGAGACCTGTCCGCCGACAGGTCTGTCCATCCGACGGGAGCCGCCTTGACCGACGACGAGTTCGAGGAGTTCTACGCTCACTCGGTCAAGAACCTGGTCGGCCAGGTCTATCTGATGACCGGCGACCTCCACGAGGCGCAGGACGTCGTCCAGGAGGCGTTCGTACGGGCCTGGGGCCGCCGCGCGCGACTGCGGCGCGAGGCCGGGCCCGAGGCCTGGGTCCGCACCGTCGCCTGGCGGCTCGCGGTGAGCCGGTGGCGCCGGCACCGCCGGGCCGGTGAGGCCTGGCGGCTGCACGACGGCCGCCCCGAGGCCGCGCACGGCCCCGACCCGTCCTCCGTCGCCCTCGTCGACGCCCTGCGGCTGCTCTCCGAACGCCAGCGGCGCGTGGCGGTCCTGCACTACGTCTGCGATCTCACCGTCGAGCAGGTGGCCGCCGAGACCGGCCTGGCCACCGGCACGGTGAAGACGCACCTCTCCCGGGCGCGCGCAGCGCTGCGGCCCCACCTCACCTCCGAGGAGGATCAGGGTGTCTGAATTCCCCCATGGCTCCCCCGACGGCCACGAGGGCGATCCGGCCCTGGCCCGGGCGCTGAAGCGGGCCGCCGCCGAGAGCGGGCGCCGGATCGTGCCGGAGCCGCCCGCCCGGGTCGCCGAGCGCGGGCTGCGGCGGCGCCGCCGCACCCTGGCGGCGACCGCCGCCTGTGTCGTCTGCCTGGTCGCCGGTACGGGCGCGGTCGCCGCGCTCCGGCTCCAGAGCGACTCCTCGGCGACGGTCCCGGCCACCCCGCCGACCCCGTCCGGGACGCCCTCGGGCTCGCCGTCGTACGGCTCGGGGTCGCCGTCCCGCAGCCCGTCCGACATCGGGACCCCCTCGCCCGGCGGCTCCGGCTCGGGCTCCCCGCCCCTGTCGGCGACGCCGAGCATGCCCTCGCGCTCGGCCGTGGGCGGCGGGCCCGGCGGCTCGCCCACGCCCACCGGGAACCCGGCCCCGCCCCCGACCGGCACCCCCACCGCCAGTCCCACCCCGTCCCGCAGCCGCTGACCCAAGGACCTCACCGTGCACGGAGCTCTACTCGCGCTGCCCGAAAACCGGGTCCACTCGGCCCCCATATCTGAGCAAACGCTGCCAAAGCGTCACGTCGGTGTGCCCGCACGCCTGGACCCGTATCTGCTCGCCGCCGCGCTCTTCGCCGCGTACGCCGCCGTCTCCGTGCTCCGCTACCGGCGGATGGAGACGCTCTCCTGGGACCTGGGGATCTTCGAGCAGGCGGTGCGGGCGTACGCGCATCTGCGCACCCCCGTCGCCGACCTCAAGGGGCCCGGCACCAACATCCTCGGGGACCACTTCAGCCCGGTGACAGCGCTGCTCGCCCCCTTCTACCGGCTCTTCCCGACCCCCGTCACCCTGCTCGTCGCCCAGGCCGCGCTGTTCGCGCTCTCGGCCGTGCCGGTCGCCCGGGGCGCCGCCCGGCTGCTCGGGCGGGGCGCGGGGCTGGCGGTCGGCGTCGCCTACGGGCTCTCCTGGGGGCTCCAGCGCGCCGTCGACTTCGACTTCCACGAGATCTGCTTCGCGGTGCCGCTGATCGCCTTCGCCCTGGAGGCCGTACTGGCCCGGCACTGGCGGGCGGCCCTGTGCTGGGCGCTGCCGCTCGTCGTGGTCAAGGAGGACCTGGGGCTGACCCTCGCGGCGATCGCCGTGGTCGTCGCGCTGCGCGCCCGGCGGAGCTCGCCGCGCACCGCCGCGTACGCGCTCGGCGCCGCCGCCTTCGGTATCGCGGCCGTCGTGGTCACCCTCACCGCGGTGATACCCGCCTTCAACTCGACCGGCGCGTACGACTACTGGGGCAAGACCACCGGCGCCGGACCCTTCACCGCCTCCGGCACCAAGCTGCGCACCCTGCTGTGGCTGCTGCTGCCGACCGGGCTGCTCGCCGTGCGCTCCCCGCTGTTCCTGGCCGCCATGCCGACCCTGGGCTGGCGGTTCCTCTCCTCCGACGACCACTACTGGTCCACCGACTGGCACTACAGCGCGGTGCTGATGCCCGTCCTCGCGCTCGCCCTGGCCGACGCCGTGGACACCGGCCGCCGCAGCCCGCGCCCCTGGCTGCGTTCGTACGCCCGCCAGCTGCCCGCCGCCGCGGCCGCCGCCGCCCTCGCGCTGACCACCTCGCTGCCGCTGTACTCGCTGACCGAGGCCGCCGCCTACCGCAGGAGCCCGGAAGTCGCCGAGCGGGAAAGGATGCTGGCGAGCGTCCCGGACGGGGCGAGCGTCGAGGCCGACGTCGGGCCGGTCTCCCGGCTCACCTCCCGCTGCCGGGTCTTCTGGGTCGGCGACACCCGCGGAGTCGTCCCCGAGTACATCGCCCTCGACAACATCTCGGGCTGGGCCGGGAACCCGCTGGAGTACGCCCGCGAGCTCCACCCGGGCAGTCGGTACGCGATGGCGGGCGTGGCGTACGGATACGTCCTGCTGAAGCGGCAGACGTGACGGGACATCAAAAAAGAAGCGGCCCCGGAGAGTTCAGGAGAACTCTCCGGGGCCGCCCCGCCGACCCCCGTACGGCGGCTCACTCGCTCGCGATGGCTCCGAGCACATTCATCCGGCCCGCCCGGAAGGCCGGGACCAGGGCGGCGAACAGACCCACGAACGCCGACGCGACGAAGACCGTGATGATCGTCGGCCACGGGATGTCCAGGACGTTCAGGCCCTCCAGGGCCAGCAGCTTCTGCGCGGTCGTCCCCCAGCTCATGCCCAGGCCGAGGCCGAGCAGGGCGCCGAAGAGGGCGATCACCACCGACTCCAGACGGATCATCCGGCGCAGCTGGCGGCGCGAGAGGCCGATGGCGCGCATCAGGCCGATCTCCCGGGTCCGCTCGACCACCGACAGGGCCAGGGTGTTCACCACACCGAGCACCGCGACGATGATCGCGAGCGCCAGCAGGCCGTAGACGATGTTCAGGAGCTGGCCGATCTGGTCCTTCAGGTCCTTCTTGAAGTCCGTCTGGTCCTGCACCTTGTACTGCGGGTAGGGCTTGAGGGCCGCCTTCAGCGAGGCGTACGCCTCCTTCTCCTTGCCGTCCTCCGCCTTGGCGAACATGATCATGTTCTTCGGGACCCGGTCGGCGGGCAGATAGCGCTCGGCGGTCGTGACGTTGGTGTACATCGCGCCCTTGTCGACATTGGTGTCGTCCGAGGTGATCGCAGCGACCTTCAGGTGGGCCGTGCGGCCGCCCTTGAAGGCGACGGTGAGCGTGGAGCCCACCTTCACACCGTGGTCCCCGGCGAACTTGTCGCCGACCGACATGGCGTCCTTGCCGTACGCCTGGGAGAGCGTGCCGGAGACCGTCTCGCGCCGCAGGTCCTCGGTGTAGGTCGGGCTGGCCGCGGCGAGGTCCTCGCTGCTGGTCTTCCCGTCCGGCGTGGTGATCTTCACGTCCACCGACTTGTAGTCGGTGACATGGGCGATGCCCGGGGTCCTGCGGAGGGCGTCGGCGGCCTGCGGCACGATCGGCCGGCCGTCGTTGCCGCCCGACTGGACGATGAAGTCCGCGCCGACCGACTTGTCGAGCTCGGCGGTGGCCGAGGCGACCATCGAGGAGCCGACCACCGCGAGGCAGGCCACCAGGGCGAGGCCGATCATCAGGGCCGCGCCGGTCGCTCCCGTACGCCGCGGGTTGCGCAGCGCGTTGCGCTCGGCGAGACGGCCCACCGGGCCGAACATCCGCAGCACCAGGACGCTGATCACCCGCACCACACCGCTCGCCAGCAGCGGGCCGATGACCACGAAGCCGATGAGGGTGAGCACCACGCCGAGGGCGAGGACACCCGAGCCGGAGCTGGCCTTGTCGGCGTGGGCCGCGGCGTAGAGCGAGGCGGCGCCGGCGCCGGTCAGGACCAGGCCGATGATCGCCCGGACCAGGCCCGCCTTGCCGTCCGCCGGCGTACCGGCGTCGCGGAGCGCGGCCATCGGGGAGATCTTGCCGGCCCGGCGGGCCGGGAGGTAGGCGGCGAGGACGGTGACGACGATGCCGAGCAGCATGCCGACCACCGGGGTCGTCCACTTGACCGTCAGGTCGTCGGTGGACAGCTCCAGGCCCATCCCGCTCATGATCTTCATCAGGCCGACGGCCAGGCCGACGCCCGCGCCGACGCCGAGGACGGAGCCGAAGAAGCCGAGCAGCAGCGCCTCGACCAGCACCGAGCGGTTGACCTGCTTGCGGCTGGAGCCGATGGCCCGCATCAGACCGATCTCGCGGGTGCGCTGGGCGACCAGCATCGAGAAGGTATTGACGATCAGGAAGATGCCGACCAGGAAGGCGACTCCGGCGAAGCCGAGCATCGCGTACTTCATCACGTCGAGGAAGGAGCCGACCGAGTCGCGGTTCGAGTCCTTGGCCTCGGCGGCCGTCTCCAGCTTGTACGTGCCGGCGCCGAGCTTGGCGGCGACGTTCTTCTTCAGCTGCTCGTCGCTGACGCCGTCGGCGGCGGTGAGCGAGACATTGGTGAACACGCCGGTGCGGCCGAGCAGTTCGCGCTGGGCGGTGACGGTGTCGAAGTAGACGATCGCCGCGCCCGGGTTGGTCACCTTGAAGGAGGCGATGCCGGTGATCTTCGCCTTGAAGTCGCCGGTGACGGCGATGGTGCGCAGCTCGTCGCCGATCTTCAGGTTGTGCTTGTCGGCGGTGTCGGAGTCGACCATCATCTCGGTCGGCCCGCGCGGGGCGTGGCCGGAGGTGATCTCCATCGCCTTGAGGTCGTTGGCCGTCCAGTTGGCCGCGATGGTGGGACCTCCGTTGGAGGAGCCCATGTTCTCGTTCTCGGTGTTGACGACCGTGACGCTGGAGCTGGAGACGCCGCCCTCGGCGGACTTCACCCCGGCGGCGCCGCGCGCCTGCTCCAGGGCCGAGGCGGGCAGCGTCTCCGGCGTGCCGGTCTGCGGCCGGTCGTCCGGCTTCGCGTTCTTCGGGCTGACGGTGACGTCGGCCGAGGTGGCGGCGAAGAGCTTGTCGAACGTGGTGTTCATGGTGTCGGTGAAGACGAGCGTGCCGCACACGAACGCCACCGAGAGCAGGACCGCGACGGCCGAGAGCGCCATCCGTCCCTTGTGCGCGAAGAAGTTGCGCATCGAGGTCTTGAGCACGGTCACGACGTCCGCCCCCGCGCGTCGAAGTCCTTCATGCGGTCGAGCACGGCGTCGGCGGTCGGACGGAACATCTCGTCGACGATCCGGCCGTCCGCGAGGTAGAGCACCCGGTCCGCGTAGGACGCGGCGACCGGGTCGTGAGTGACCATCACGATGGTCTGGCCCAGCTCGTCCACCGAGCGGCGCAGGAAGCCGAGGACCTCGGCGCCCGCGCGGGAGTCCAGGTTTCCGGTCGGCTCGTCACCGAAGATGATCTCGGGCCGGGCCGCGAGGGCGCGGGCCACCGCGACGCGCTGCTGCTGGCCGCCGGAGAGCTGGGTCGGGCGGTGCTTGAGCCGCCCGGCGAGGCCGACGGTCTCGACCACGCGGTCCAGCCACTCCTGGTCGGGCTTGCGGCCCGCGATGTCCATCGGGAGCGTGATGTTCTCCAGCGCGTTGAGCGTCGGCAGCAGGTTGAACGCCTGGAATATGAAGCCGATCCGGTCGCGGCGCAGCTGCGTGAGCTTCTTGTCCTTGAGGCCGGTGATCTCGGTCTCGTCCAGATAGATCTGGCCGCCCGACACCGTGTCGAGCCCGGCCAGGCAGTGCATCAGCGTGGACTTGCCGGAGCCCGACGGGCCCATGATCGCGGTGAACTGCCCGCGGGCGATGTCCACGTCCACGTGGTCGAGGGCGACGACGCGGGTCTCCCCCGACCCGTACGCCTTGACGACCTGGCGCGCCCGAGCCGCGACCGCCGCTTGCCCTCCAGTACCCCCGTGCCTGGGAATGGTCACAGCCGTTGTCACGGTTCTTCTCCTCGTTGCGAGTCAGTGCGTCGTGCGTACGTCGTCCGTACGTCTCGTCCGTACGTCTTGAGTCTGGCGATCGAGGCGTCCCGGCACCCTGGTGCCCGGCGGTGTCTTCAGTGG encodes the following:
- a CDS encoding acyltransferase gives rise to the protein MPEGNPLDMPDQARTALLQPEPVLISTGVPQRTGSATEGSRPSRIYALDGLRLLAALTVVMFHYMALTGRWPGTDSRARFPATYPVAAYGWLGVQLFFLISGFVICMSSWGKPLQSFFVSRVVRLYPAYWFAVIATTVVVAAVPGGLSAHPVADVLTNLTMFQEPMGVESVDSVYWTLFAELRFYLLFAVVAWRGLTYRRVLFFCCAWAVASALVYQSDDSTLRMIVMPDNSWCFIAGVAFYLMYRFRPSLMLTGIVLFCLAASLPGVHRTWEHARERLTHPVPYWPVVVIMAACFAVMGLVATGKLSWIQWRWLPYAGALTYPLYLLHEYIGWEIIGALSPQVKPVPLVSGVIVLMMAVAWLVHRYVERPLGKRLKQGLQKL
- a CDS encoding SigE family RNA polymerase sigma factor, whose translation is MTDDEFEEFYAHSVKNLVGQVYLMTGDLHEAQDVVQEAFVRAWGRRARLRREAGPEAWVRTVAWRLAVSRWRRHRRAGEAWRLHDGRPEAAHGPDPSSVALVDALRLLSERQRRVAVLHYVCDLTVEQVAAETGLATGTVKTHLSRARAALRPHLTSEEDQGV
- a CDS encoding DUF2079 domain-containing protein, producing the protein MPARLDPYLLAAALFAAYAAVSVLRYRRMETLSWDLGIFEQAVRAYAHLRTPVADLKGPGTNILGDHFSPVTALLAPFYRLFPTPVTLLVAQAALFALSAVPVARGAARLLGRGAGLAVGVAYGLSWGLQRAVDFDFHEICFAVPLIAFALEAVLARHWRAALCWALPLVVVKEDLGLTLAAIAVVVALRARRSSPRTAAYALGAAAFGIAAVVVTLTAVIPAFNSTGAYDYWGKTTGAGPFTASGTKLRTLLWLLLPTGLLAVRSPLFLAAMPTLGWRFLSSDDHYWSTDWHYSAVLMPVLALALADAVDTGRRSPRPWLRSYARQLPAAAAAAALALTTSLPLYSLTEAAAYRRSPEVAERERMLASVPDGASVEADVGPVSRLTSRCRVFWVGDTRGVVPEYIALDNISGWAGNPLEYARELHPGSRYAMAGVAYGYVLLKRQT
- a CDS encoding ABC transporter permease, whose protein sequence is MTVLKTSMRNFFAHKGRMALSAVAVLLSVAFVCGTLVFTDTMNTTFDKLFAATSADVTVSPKNAKPDDRPQTGTPETLPASALEQARGAAGVKSAEGGVSSSSVTVVNTENENMGSSNGGPTIAANWTANDLKAMEITSGHAPRGPTEMMVDSDTADKHNLKIGDELRTIAVTGDFKAKITGIASFKVTNPGAAIVYFDTVTAQRELLGRTGVFTNVSLTAADGVSDEQLKKNVAAKLGAGTYKLETAAEAKDSNRDSVGSFLDVMKYAMLGFAGVAFLVGIFLIVNTFSMLVAQRTREIGLMRAIGSSRKQVNRSVLVEALLLGFFGSVLGVGAGVGLAVGLMKIMSGMGLELSTDDLTVKWTTPVVGMLLGIVVTVLAAYLPARRAGKISPMAALRDAGTPADGKAGLVRAIIGLVLTGAGAASLYAAAHADKASSGSGVLALGVVLTLIGFVVIGPLLASGVVRVISVLVLRMFGPVGRLAERNALRNPRRTGATGAALMIGLALVACLAVVGSSMVASATAELDKSVGADFIVQSGGNDGRPIVPQAADALRRTPGIAHVTDYKSVDVKITTPDGKTSSEDLAAASPTYTEDLRRETVSGTLSQAYGKDAMSVGDKFAGDHGVKVGSTLTVAFKGGRTAHLKVAAITSDDTNVDKGAMYTNVTTAERYLPADRVPKNMIMFAKAEDGKEKEAYASLKAALKPYPQYKVQDQTDFKKDLKDQIGQLLNIVYGLLALAIIVAVLGVVNTLALSVVERTREIGLMRAIGLSRRQLRRMIRLESVVIALFGALLGLGLGMSWGTTAQKLLALEGLNVLDIPWPTIITVFVASAFVGLFAALVPAFRAGRMNVLGAIASE
- a CDS encoding ABC transporter ATP-binding protein, whose protein sequence is MTTAVTIPRHGGTGGQAAVAARARQVVKAYGSGETRVVALDHVDVDIARGQFTAIMGPSGSGKSTLMHCLAGLDTVSGGQIYLDETEITGLKDKKLTQLRRDRIGFIFQAFNLLPTLNALENITLPMDIAGRKPDQEWLDRVVETVGLAGRLKHRPTQLSGGQQQRVAVARALAARPEIIFGDEPTGNLDSRAGAEVLGFLRRSVDELGQTIVMVTHDPVAASYADRVLYLADGRIVDEMFRPTADAVLDRMKDFDARGRTS